A DNA window from Selenomonadales bacterium contains the following coding sequences:
- the istA gene encoding IS21 family transposase, producing the protein MIEVVQYESIRKLCAEKGLSERSIARLLRVSRNTVAKYRDGEVIPRQREPLVRASPVTGPIRELILEILAEDQAAPSKQTHTAKRIYERLCKEHGFTGGDSTVRALVRELRGTIQVHIPLQFDPGAAGQVDWGTAYVYFGDVRTRVELFCVRLCHSGGIFVMAFPTQRYESFFEGHIQAFEFFGGVPKTMIYDNLRTAVKEGWGKHVKEQQTPFKLLMAHYVISARFCNPGKGNEKGLVENLVALCRRNAMVPVPRVTGFEELNALLYDYCLRYLDHKIDGRAGKVGDLLSEEQRHMTPLPKRAFDPAAVVTAKASSSSLVRYDNSYYSVPAKFAGLEVTVRAYSLRIEVWYKHEQVAMHKRSYTQSSVTYKIEHYIPVLEKKSRAVRDAAPVKQTIDQRIQAYGTKLTDKDYVAVLKLAVDYGQEAVVNAVAEASQHGQYSFEAARLYLLQAQAPHLPVHEPIKVDPKFPVVKAVNLASYDVLLAEVANND; encoded by the coding sequence GTGATCGAAGTGGTTCAATACGAGAGTATCAGAAAGTTGTGCGCGGAGAAAGGGCTGTCGGAACGTAGCATCGCTAGGCTTTTAAGGGTGTCAAGGAACACTGTCGCTAAGTACCGTGACGGAGAAGTGATCCCTAGGCAACGCGAACCCTTGGTAAGGGCGTCACCCGTAACCGGACCCATTAGAGAGCTAATCTTAGAGATTCTCGCCGAGGATCAAGCCGCACCGTCCAAACAGACGCACACTGCCAAACGCATCTATGAGCGCCTGTGCAAAGAGCACGGCTTTACCGGAGGAGACTCTACCGTCCGCGCTCTGGTGCGCGAACTAAGGGGAACAATTCAAGTGCATATACCGCTGCAGTTTGACCCAGGAGCAGCTGGGCAAGTAGACTGGGGCACAGCCTATGTGTATTTTGGCGACGTAAGGACTAGGGTCGAGCTCTTCTGTGTGCGCCTCTGCCACAGTGGCGGGATATTCGTTATGGCCTTTCCAACACAGCGGTACGAGTCGTTCTTTGAAGGGCACATCCAAGCGTTTGAGTTTTTCGGTGGCGTGCCAAAGACGATGATCTACGACAACTTACGCACCGCCGTCAAGGAAGGCTGGGGTAAGCACGTCAAGGAGCAGCAGACGCCCTTTAAGCTTCTTATGGCCCATTATGTCATTAGCGCGAGGTTCTGTAACCCCGGCAAGGGTAATGAGAAAGGTCTTGTGGAGAACTTAGTTGCACTGTGCCGGAGAAACGCAATGGTGCCTGTCCCCCGCGTAACGGGGTTTGAAGAGCTAAATGCCTTGTTATACGACTACTGCCTCCGCTATCTTGACCATAAGATTGACGGTCGAGCAGGCAAGGTTGGCGACCTACTCAGCGAGGAACAGAGACACATGACCCCGCTACCCAAGCGAGCGTTCGACCCCGCAGCGGTAGTCACGGCCAAAGCCAGCAGCAGCTCTCTTGTGCGCTACGACAACAGCTACTACTCCGTTCCCGCCAAATTCGCTGGCTTAGAAGTCACCGTTAGAGCCTATAGTCTGCGTATTGAAGTGTGGTACAAGCACGAGCAGGTGGCCATGCACAAGCGTTCGTATACGCAGAGCAGTGTAACCTACAAAATTGAGCACTACATACCCGTCCTAGAAAAGAAGAGCCGGGCGGTAAGGGACGCGGCGCCGGTGAAGCAAACCATAGATCAGCGCATACAGGCATATGGCACCAAGCTTACAGATAAGGACTACGTGGCCGTGCTCAAGCTGGCGGTAGACTATGGGCAGGAAGCTGTCGTTAACGCTGTTGCAGAGGCTTCACAACATGGACAGTACAGCTTTGAAGCAGCCCGCCTCTACTTATTGCAGGCGCAGGCCCCCCATCTGCCTGTACATGAGCCTATCAAGGTAGACCCGAAGTTTCCTGTCGTTAAGGCCGTAAACCTTGCGTCCTACGACGTCCTCTTGGCGGAGGTGGCCAATAATGACTGA
- a CDS encoding CPBP family intramembrane metalloprotease, whose amino-acid sequence MRLLKNLLWVLFLATFLLAVPRLAGVVAGLFDYSSIDPDRTFAWVSVRHSFQAVVFLIFMAWLGRVRSLKFGFTWGNKESGLRYLFVFSVIFGVYTAVMYTIFVLTGAYQPFGYPLTTTNILGQLVFQLLLSGPSEELIFRAFAMTMIALAIKGRVFMGKVSSANIIAAVIFGLAHMRISFAPFTVSYQMPQVLYAIALGVIYGDCYEKTESMYYPMIMHSYTNVVMVGVGIILSFIL is encoded by the coding sequence ATGAGGTTACTGAAAAACCTTCTTTGGGTTTTGTTCCTGGCAACGTTTCTTTTGGCTGTACCTAGATTAGCCGGTGTCGTAGCAGGCCTTTTTGACTACAGCTCCATAGACCCGGATAGGACCTTTGCTTGGGTTTCTGTTCGCCACTCTTTCCAGGCAGTGGTTTTCCTCATCTTTATGGCCTGGCTAGGCCGAGTTCGATCACTTAAATTTGGCTTCACGTGGGGCAACAAGGAGTCTGGGCTGAGATATCTGTTTGTATTTAGTGTTATTTTTGGTGTCTACACCGCAGTAATGTATACAATTTTTGTGCTTACTGGAGCTTACCAACCTTTTGGGTACCCATTGACGACTACTAACATTTTGGGACAGCTTGTCTTTCAATTGTTGCTATCCGGCCCATCGGAAGAACTGATTTTCCGTGCCTTTGCAATGACCATGATTGCACTGGCAATTAAAGGAAGGGTCTTCATGGGTAAAGTCAGCTCCGCAAATATCATTGCCGCGGTTATTTTCGGGCTAGCCCACATGAGAATTAGCTTTGCCCCCTTTACGGTCAGTTACCAAATGCCCCAGGTTCTCTACGCTATCGCCTTAGGCGTAATCTACGGCGATTGCTACGAAAAAACCGAGAGCATGTATTACCCTATGATTATGCACAGCTACACCAACGTAGTCATGGTGGGTGTCGGGATCATCCTTTCCTTTATCCTCTAA
- a CDS encoding radical SAM protein has translation MKISKQDALAWFEFFAVLPEEEELGAKQQEIAYGTLAQIEAVVDKRNEELLSQISGLKTLHNRTLYVGPEEKFPQGCRSCLLGTGLSAVRKTNRCNLECNFCYNYGQLDDISPVGGGMWEIGGTKFYVQDLDLLLAIHTKPTGIAYVYLEPFLEIETYLPVIKKFSVAGIHQHMYTNGTLASAASLRGLGDAGLNEIRFNLGASSCADHVIANMRYAKDSIPRVGIETPMTPQFFAQFAEKKKEIMATGLDFINCAELHVNENNIDNFYGENMYMCRQGYISPIWSRELTLKFMKAAADENWDLAVHDCSNYTKFARGLNLGNKQGLWFGSSNYACEFPRLPFEAFLPVLRDSNFRFLVEELLPPGYRPGELVY, from the coding sequence ATGAAGATTTCTAAGCAGGATGCTTTGGCATGGTTCGAATTTTTCGCCGTTTTGCCGGAGGAGGAAGAGCTAGGCGCCAAACAGCAAGAGATTGCTTACGGAACACTAGCTCAGATTGAAGCTGTCGTAGACAAGAGAAATGAAGAACTGCTGTCGCAGATAAGCGGGCTGAAGACGCTTCACAACAGAACGCTGTACGTGGGGCCCGAGGAGAAGTTTCCGCAGGGCTGTCGTTCCTGCCTCTTAGGCACCGGCCTAAGCGCAGTCAGGAAAACCAATAGATGTAATTTAGAGTGCAATTTTTGTTACAACTATGGGCAGCTCGACGACATTTCTCCGGTAGGAGGTGGCATGTGGGAGATTGGCGGCACTAAGTTCTATGTGCAGGATCTCGACTTGTTGCTAGCCATTCACACGAAGCCCACGGGCATTGCCTATGTCTACCTCGAGCCCTTTTTGGAAATTGAAACCTATCTGCCGGTAATCAAGAAGTTTAGTGTAGCCGGCATTCATCAACATATGTACACTAATGGCACCTTAGCTAGTGCCGCGAGCCTAAGGGGCTTAGGTGACGCGGGACTCAACGAAATACGCTTTAACCTAGGGGCATCAAGCTGTGCGGATCACGTTATTGCTAACATGCGTTATGCTAAGGACTCTATACCGCGCGTGGGAATCGAAACACCGATGACGCCGCAGTTCTTTGCGCAGTTTGCCGAGAAAAAGAAGGAGATTATGGCGACCGGGCTAGACTTTATCAATTGCGCCGAGCTACACGTCAACGAAAACAACATAGACAACTTCTATGGCGAGAACATGTATATGTGCCGACAGGGTTATATCTCACCTATCTGGAGCCGCGAGCTGACTCTTAAATTTATGAAAGCGGCGGCCGATGAAAACTGGGATTTAGCAGTTCACGATTGCTCAAATTACACCAAGTTCGCGAGAGGCCTCAATCTAGGCAACAAACAGGGGTTGTGGTTTGGCTCGAGCAACTACGCGTGCGAATTCCCCCGTCTCCCCTTTGAGGCCTTTTTGCCAGTCCTGCGCGACAGCAACTTTCGCTTCCTTGTCGAAGAACTGCTACCCCCCGGGTACAGACCAGGCGAACTGGTCTACTAG
- a CDS encoding alpha/beta fold hydrolase — translation MHKVFKTASALLLVASMLPYLIPTRHKLTQLPAQPFPESTYLWIDGVQMHTRIWQPTAPLVGKVLLVHGFGGSTFSWRHNVEPLVSEGYFVVAADLPGFGYSDRAARDVAGHAERGALLWSLLTQIEMRYAHTDARWHLMGHSMGGGAVATMSVQEPKRTASLTVVAGALFSTTRRGHWLLGLPPVQRGFNVALVHVLATPANIERFLGSAYGRLPTADEIEGYLAPLRVVGTGNMLYGLARRSRHVPLESLAAEAFPVLAVWGEKDSWVPIAQGERLRQVVERTNFVEIQGAGHCPMETHFTEFNKLVLAFLRDADAKEVSPH, via the coding sequence GTGCACAAGGTGTTCAAAACTGCCTCGGCATTGTTGCTGGTGGCAAGTATGCTGCCTTATCTGATTCCCACACGTCATAAGTTGACCCAATTGCCCGCGCAGCCATTCCCCGAAAGCACCTATCTCTGGATTGACGGGGTGCAAATGCACACGAGGATATGGCAGCCCACCGCTCCGCTTGTGGGGAAGGTACTGTTGGTGCATGGTTTCGGCGGTTCAACCTTCTCGTGGCGGCACAATGTCGAGCCTTTAGTAAGTGAAGGCTATTTTGTGGTAGCCGCAGACCTGCCGGGGTTTGGCTATAGCGACCGAGCGGCTAGGGATGTTGCGGGGCACGCAGAACGAGGGGCCCTACTGTGGAGCCTTTTGACACAGATTGAAATGCGCTATGCACACACAGATGCGCGATGGCACCTGATGGGCCATTCCATGGGTGGGGGTGCGGTAGCGACGATGTCTGTACAGGAACCAAAGCGCACTGCCTCGCTGACCGTAGTGGCTGGAGCATTGTTTTCTACGACACGCCGCGGCCACTGGCTATTGGGTCTACCGCCTGTGCAGAGGGGGTTCAATGTAGCTTTGGTGCATGTACTTGCGACCCCGGCTAATATAGAGCGGTTTCTTGGCTCTGCCTACGGCAGACTCCCAACTGCTGACGAGATTGAAGGGTATCTCGCCCCTTTGAGGGTCGTAGGCACTGGTAATATGCTCTACGGTCTGGCACGACGCTCTCGCCATGTACCGTTAGAGAGCCTTGCTGCAGAAGCGTTCCCAGTGCTGGCTGTTTGGGGAGAAAAAGACTCCTGGGTGCCGATCGCGCAAGGTGAAAGGCTGCGGCAAGTAGTAGAAAGGACCAATTTCGTCGAGATACAAGGCGCGGGGCATTGCCCTATGGAAACTCATTTCACGGAGTTCAACAAGCTGGTGCTAGCGTTCTTGCGCGACGCCGACGCAAAAGAGGTGAGCCCGCATTAG